DNA sequence from the Candidatus Methylacidithermus pantelleriae genome:
GCCTCTCTGCCCACCACCCATTAGAAACCCGAGGGCAACTTGCCACCCGTCAACGTATGGAGGTCCAAAAGAGCGGCTTCCGCATCCAAACGAGCAGCCCGCAACGCCATTGCCGCTGCCATGTACTGACGCTGCATTTCTAGAAACGTCTGAACAGGAACCGTCCCCAACCGGTATTGCCGGTCAGCCAGATCCGCGGCACGATGCAGTTCTTCCAGAAGCCCTTCTGGATAGGAAGCTAACTCTTTACGAGCACGCTCATATACGGCATACCGCGAAAGCACCGCGGCCTGTAATTGCTTTTGATACGTCCGATATAGCGCCTCCGCTTGCTTCTGAGCTGCTTGAGCGGCCACAATGTTGCCGGTATTTCGGTTCCAAATCGGCAGCGGTAGAGTTACGCTCACTCCCGGATAGAAAAAATCCTCAACCCCCGACCTTCTTGCCTCACCGCGAGCACTCACCTGGGAGTTTTCCTCATAAAGAAAAGGTCCCAGCGAGAAATCGGGAAACGCACCTAGCTTTTGGTAGTCCACAAGCTTGGCTGCCTTTCCGATCTCAATCTGTCGCATCCGCAACGGGAGACTATTCAAGAACGCCGTTTGCAATAACTCGGAAAGCCCCAAGGAGGGGAACCAGTTCGGTACCGGCAGACCCGCCTCCAAAACAGGCTCGTCGTATGACCTGCCCAAAAGCCCCTGAAGCTCCGATGCTACCGAACGGCGTTCCTGTTCCAGTTCCCGCATCGTCCGACCCAAGTCGACTAAATTCCCTTCAATTATTCTTAGGTCCAAAAGGGCTACAATACCCGCCAGCCGTCGCTTCTTCAAAAGAGAGACGAGCATGCGTGACCGTTGCACAATCTCTGATGCTGTCGTGCTATTCGAGCGGAGAATGGCCAACCGGTAAGCCAAAAATCGAACCCGGTTTGCCAAGGAAAGACGAAACTGCTCCAGTCCCAGTTGAGCAAGATCCATATCTCGATCGAGAATCGCCTTTCTTAGCGTTGCCTTCCCGGGGAACTCAAATGGCTGCAACAACTGGTGTTGCTGCCAGTAACCCGAACCGATTTCGCGGCCCTTGCCATCCAGGACCGTGATAGGCCCGCCAAGAGAAGAAAGCTCAGGATTTCGCCAAAGCCCGCCCTGAATGCGATTCCCTTTCGCGACTTCTATCTGGGCCTCAAAGAAACGCAACTCCGGGTTATTTCGCAATGCTTCCTCGACAAGATCCCGGACGACTCGCGGTTCTCCTGTCATGAGACTCACAGGCTGTATTGCAAAAACTAAAAAAGAGATAAGAAAAATTCTTTCTCTGCGCATAATGGTCTTGAAATCTTAGGCTGCCTCATACCTAGCGCCCACTCTACCAGTAACACTGGCTCTGTACCTCGGAATTCCGATCTGAGTTTTAAGCACAGGAGAACCCTGCGACTTTTCCTTTGCTAGAGAAAATCCCATTCCTTATCCTTTATGGGATCAACATGTTTTTTTTTCTCGACCCAAGGCTCCATTCCGGCAATCCCTCGCAATACTCTAGTGTTTAGAAGAGATTTGTACTTGGGCAACGTTTCGTCAAGCGACGTACCACACCCAAGGAGCTTGTCAATCTCGACCTTTTAGGAATAACGAATATGAAAATGAGAACGAAAAATCGCTTTCAACCGATTTTCCATACGCAAGACTCTGAACTTTTTACAAGAGACCGCAAACGCAGTGGAATAGGCCTGCGAAGGGCGAAAGATTGGATCGCCAATAGCGACTGGTCCCAAGGCGCCAAGGAGATTTTTTTCCTTTCAGGTTGCGGAACTTCCACGATGCTTTACAGCAAGTTATTGCAGACCAACAAGTTAATTGTTTCGTCCCGCCGACGTGAGCCCATGGTCTCGTTGAAAAAAGCATCCCGTTTTTTCCGGGAAATTCCTCTCCTTCTTCGGGTGCTGCGAGAGCCATCGGGCTCAAACAATCGGCCCCCGGAGGGAAGCCGGGCTGGAAGGGTAGCGCTTTCCATCAGGCAGCCCAGCCGTCACAAGACGAGGACGTCCCGCCTGGCCAGCCCACCTGGGACAAGGCCATGACGCGCGTGGCTTCTGTGGCCTCCCCGAGCCATTGGCACTCGGCACGCAAGCTTCCATGGCGGCGTGGATCCA
Encoded proteins:
- a CDS encoding TolC family protein, whose protein sequence is MTGEPRVVRDLVEEALRNNPELRFFEAQIEVAKGNRIQGGLWRNPELSSLGGPITVLDGKGREIGSGYWQQHQLLQPFEFPGKATLRKAILDRDMDLAQLGLEQFRLSLANRVRFLAYRLAILRSNSTTASEIVQRSRMLVSLLKKRRLAGIVALLDLRIIEGNLVDLGRTMRELEQERRSVASELQGLLGRSYDEPVLEAGLPVPNWFPSLGLSELLQTAFLNSLPLRMRQIEIGKAAKLVDYQKLGAFPDFSLGPFLYEENSQVSARGEARRSGVEDFFYPGVSVTLPLPIWNRNTGNIVAAQAAQKQAEALYRTYQKQLQAAVLSRYAVYERARKELASYPEGLLEELHRAADLADRQYRLGTVPVQTFLEMQRQYMAAAMALRAARLDAEAALLDLHTLTGGKLPSGF